In Miscanthus floridulus cultivar M001 chromosome 19, ASM1932011v1, whole genome shotgun sequence, the DNA window CACATACCAAACAATATTTATAGGAAAGTGGAGTGCTAAACATTAGATAGAACCAAAGACTTAGCCGTGTCAAAGTGACAAGCCCAGTAAATTTCTCAGACATGTGCAATAGGAGCAGAGTCAGATAATACCAAGAGACTCATAATCTTAGGGCGTAACACTTTCAATTAAACACATGTTAAGGATGGAGCAATGCATGAAACTTAAGAGAGGGGACGACACCACCCAAGATCTGCCGCTTGGAGGATGGGCTCTCCCTGGATTTGCCGTCGGGGAGCACACCCGCCCTCGATCCACCGACGGGGGCGCCGGATGACAGGCCCGCCTTAGATTCGTCTTCAGGGAGTGCGCCCGCCCTGGATCCACCGCCGGGGGGCGCGGTCGACCTAGATCCGTTGCCGGGGGGCGCCACGCGTGCCGCCACCACCGGTACGGGCCGTCACGCGCTCTGCCGCCTGGGGGTGGTGGCCGCCCCGTGGGCCGCCCCGCACGTCGCCGCCACCGGTTGGGGCCGTCCTGTGTGCCGCCACCAGTTGGGGCCGTCCTATGCGCCGTCGCCACGGAGGGAAGGTGGGCAAGCGCCACCGCCCCGAGCGCCGCCACCGCGGcaccgagagagggagagagagagaggagggcgagtgagagagagtgcggcgtcgggtgagagagatagagagcgAGTGAGAGAGAGTGCACCGTCGGTTGGATAAGTGAGAATGAAAGTTAGGGTTTGAGAAGTCCGGCGGGTGGAGCTAGTTTTGTTCCTGGTGGGACGAACTTTGGCCGTTCGATTCAGATCAAGGGCTTAGATCATTCACAGGCTTAACAAGCATGCGGGTTTCAGTGGCCTACTTACGAAAGTGAGGCCCAAGCCCAGGTTTGGAGCCTGTGGGTTTCGGCGgcagtatttgtaggggcggttggtgattgagccgcccctacaaatcgcaacaccaggggcggctggtgagtgagccgcccctacaaatcctacccatttgtaggggcggctcgtatcaccagccgctgcTGTTCCATTtgaggggcggctggtctcgtggatcccgaacacgccactgtaggagcGACTCCATCACCAACTGCTCTTAAAAAAAATTGACctgttgctacaaaccgtttttcacgtagtgcatTTGCCATGATAAACTTTTGCCGATAAACTTTAGTCCTTGGTGTTTGGATCCATGACAAAAAAAAATAGCTAAAAATGTAAAATGAGGTGTCCTTCACACCCACCAATGCTCTTAGCTCAGTTTTGCATCTCTTGAGGTGcaaatggactaaaatttagcctCTTCTTTTACTCACTTTTAGCCTATCTATTTGGATCTATTTGccaaaaaaaaaggctaaaagtGCATGACAAAAGTTTTGCCATGCGAAACAGACCTGGCCTAAAAGAAAGAGTTCGGTCACTACACCAGGGGCATGTGTTGGTTCGAGACTTCGATGCATACGGTGAAATGCAGAGAAGAGAGATGGTTAGGGCCTGATTATTTGTCTGGCTCTGTCCGGCATGGCCGCCTGCCCTTGCCTTGCCGAGGCTAGCTCGAGCCCTGCTCTCATGACGCAACATGGTGTGTTTGTTTCGCTGCAACGAAGTGAGCCAGGTTGAACAGAGATCGTGTTTATTTGGCTGCACATATGGAATTATGGATACAGCTACGCTTGTACTCATAGAATGTGGTAACATTATTATACCACCAAACTTTGTTCTGCTCTTGCCAATGGCATTTTTCTCGAAAACATGCATGACATGAGCTTCCCTTCTGCCCCTTTCTCCACCACGGCAACTCAAGtctcatgttcgcttggcttataagccgtacttttttagctaacgaataatatttttctctcacaacaaatcaaccaataaTACTTTtaatcatggcttatcagccaagcaaacAGGCACATACCAGTTGGGTCTGGCCGAGGACATGAGCCGAACAAACAAACACGCCCTAGATGCCTCACTTGAGCCAGACTTAGCTCATACAAGGTTCTTTCACCAGCTTAGCTCATATAAGATGCCTTCACCAGCTTAGCTCCGGAGAAATGTGAAATCCGTTTCTCGCGGACCAGCTCGACGGCTTTTGACGTATGTATTGTCACCGAATTGAATTAGAGGTTCTTGAACCAATCAACAATTCGATACAGTCTAGCCAAATGAATACAAGcaaccatttttttttttttttttgcatcgtCCGAGTGTGACCAACGCAGCCTGCATCCAagagaaccaaacaggccctgcgTGGATCTGCTTCAGCTGCTTACTCTGCTCTAGAGTGGCAGGAAAACGGGGTTCACGTGGTGCACGCCCTGTCTGTTCTTCCCTCACCAGTTTGATTGTGTTGTGCTAGAACGTGGCATGTTCTGCCATTTAATTTCGGGCCATTTttggcttatatatatatatatatatatatatatatatatatatatatatatatatatatatcaactgCGCCATTCAGATGCAGATGCAGAGCACTCCAATGACAATGATCTGACCCAGATCAATACCAGAAGCTGTTTTCCATGGTGGTGCAGCCAAAGCACACGGTTTTGTAGTTGTACTTTTGAGATTTCTTTGTATTGCTGCACCATTCGCTAGTGTTGCTGACACCGGCATATGATAAGCTCAGCTGACGCCGGTAGGTTGTAAGAAAACCCTGTTTGGTTCTCTAGTTCATGGACTAAAAGTTTTAGTCTACTTTAGTTCATGAATTAAAAGTAGATTAAAGTGGTGTTTGGTTCCTTAAACTAAAATTGACTAAAGTGGAGAGAGAGGACAATAAATGAGAGGCATGGGTGTCCCCAACAtcttttagtccattttagttcaGTTTTGTGAACTAAAGGACTAAAAGATTTTAGTCCATTTTTagtctaagggcctgtttagttccatgGACTAAACTAAAATGTGGACTAAAATGTTCACTTTTAGTCCCTAAAATGACAaacacatggactaaaatttggaCTAAAGGGTTTAGTCCTCTAATCCATGAGGGGGTGACTAAACTGGACTAAAGTATTCTGAAGACAATCCTGCCCCTCTTTACTCACCATCCCATCCGTGGTCAGCAGCTATAATATCTTCATCTCAACAGGGGTAATATTGTCTTTATACAACTGCATTAATGGACTTCCCTGAAACCAAACAGGGTCTAAACTTTAGTCCACGGACtaaaggaaccaaacaggccctaagtgttTGACTGTTTAATCCAACTAAAATGtagattttagtccaaaatatTTTAGTCTATGAAAACCAAACACCCCTGGTTGATAAGCCCTACCTAAAACAAACAAGCAAACGTGCCGAAAGCAGCTTACCAACCGTAATCAGCAGCGTTCAGGGGGTTTGCCCACCGGAGGTCGCTGTCGCAACCAACGACTGCGAAAATTGGGACGACAGGGACTGGGACTCACAGAGCCCGAAAGCCAGATTGTTTTTTTACTAGAAATTGCTCCTAATCCCAACATCCTCAGTGACAAACACACACGAACGCACAGGCTATTTGAGGTTGCCTCTGATTTTCCCTCATCCTGGTATTATTACAAACTAGCAATGGCAAAGATTGCTTCTTTATTCATTTCCTTCGTCTCCATATCACAAATTCCAATGCCAAGCTGCCACATTTCCAAAGATAAgattttttttctctccctcGCTTGGAAATGGAATGCAGCAGAACTGAACTGACAGGGAAGAAAGAGTTTGGGGGTTCTACTTCTTCCTCCTCCAAAAGAAGAGAGACAGAAAGAACCCCTCTCAAAAGAGTCAAATCTGAATTGGGGGAGAAAAATACAGATACAGACTGGTACAATGTCGATGATGGCATGAGCAGCAAGCACGGTGGTCGTCGGAGAAGGAGATTTGGAACTGGATTACTAATAACAGATGACGAGAATTGGAGACGAGACGAATCCCCCGGCGGCCGTGGCTACTTGCGGACGTTGGAGGAGGAGACGTTGGGGGCGTGCGGGGATCCCTCGAAGAGCTGCTTCCGGAGCACGTCGTGGAGGCCGTCGAAGAGCTTCTTCTTGACGGAGTCCATGGCCCACTCGAGGCGGTTGAGCAGCTCGGTGGAGTTCTTGTTGTACATGAAGAGCCCGTTGTAGAGGTCGAAGCTGTCGCTGCAGGTGTTGTCGACGAGGCGGAGCAGCGTCTCGTACCCCTTGGTGTTGATGGGCGTGGATCGGAGCTCCAGCATGGCGAGCATCCTCCCGACGGTGTGCGTCAGGAACTGGGTCTCTGCGGCGTGCGCGTCGTGCTCGGCGCACGACATCTCCACCATCCGGCACCCTTCCCGCTCGAAGATGTTGAGGAACGcctcggcgcgggcgcggcgggcggggCAGTCCCCGACCCGGACCTTGTCGAACACGAAGGGAAGGCCGTCCCAGCCGTCGCGCGCCGACTCCGGACCGAACATGGGGTGGGTGCAGATGACGTCGAAGTCGGGGGGCAGCGAGCTGAGCAGGAGGTTCTTGGGGAACTCCTTGACGGAGAGCACGTCGACGAAGAGCGTGttgcggcggaggcggtggacgGGCAGCGAGCGGAGCACGGCCTCGGCGGAGAGGATGGAGGTTGCGAGGAGCACCACGTCCGGGTGGCACTCGCACAGGTCGTGCGGGTCGGTGAAGAAGGAGGCCCCCAGCGTGGACGCCAGCGCGGAGTGGTCCGTCCGGGAGTGCGTCAACAGCGTGTGCCCCTGCCGCGCGAAGGTGCGCGCCAGGAACTGCCCGAAATTACCGAACCCGACGATGGCGATCTTCAGGCGCTGACGCTCCTCCAGCAGCCCCGCCGCGCGGGACTCGAAGTCGAACGGCTGGGCGGCGTCCAGCGCGCGGATGCGCTGGGCCCGCGCGCGGAGCGGCGCCGGGGACGCCGCCCCCGGGGCGTGCCCGAGCCACCGCCGCGGGGAGGCTAGGTGGGTGGCGCCCCCCGCGGCCGGGGCCGCCGGGTGGCTCCGGTGGGGACGGTTTGGTTGGTGGAGGCGGAGGGTGGAGGTGGAAGACGACAGCATCTTTGCTTGGGGTAGTTGGGGTTGGGCTCtcggctgccgctgccgctgccgctgcggctctcctctcctctcctctggcAGTCTGGCGTTTCCTTCGGCCTTTGGGTGTGGTTGCTGGAGATGGGAGTGTGTGTCACATCACATCAAACGACCCAAGTAGTAGGTGACAGACAATACTAGCTAGGATCGTTTGGGGTTGATTCCAGTGTACTATTTGCATATGTTGGGGTTTTTTTAGGTGGAACGTATTTTTCTCATATAATAGCTCGGTTCGATTTACCTTATATTTGGTTTATTCGtcttttttttaattaaaatagtatttttctctcacaaccatTCAGCTAGAATGATATTTtttagtcagtttcagccaaaattcagccaGCCGAACGGGACCAATATTTTAGCCAAAACATTATTTTCAACCAATTTCAgttaagtttcagcaagccgaacagtATTTTATTGCTTGTTTAATTCCCAAAaaaatttcccaaaaagtgctacagtagatcacatcgaatcttgtgatacgtgcatggagcattaaatgtagacaaaaaaactaattgcacggtttggttggaaattgcgagacgaacgttttgagcctaattagtccataattaaacactaattgccaaataaaaacgaaagtgcggGCCCTAAAAAATTGGAGAACGAGTAATGGGTAAATACTCCGACCGGCCCTAAATAATTGTCGCAGTAAGTGTGCGGGCCACAAATTTAActtaatttatagaaaatacgtgtaatatttatatctctaaataagtttataaaAAGCTAGAtttaaagatctttccaatgatactaattatgtaccataaatattaatattttttaatatatatttaatcaaagttatttctcgAGAAACGAAAATGATGTATATTTAAGGACGGAGGAAGTATTGCACAACAGTAGTTTTTGGGGAAAAGGAGGGCAATCAAGGACCACTCCTCACTGTTGTAAAACGTACAGTACAATGCTTTTAGGGTTCGAGCCAAGGGAGCGACACCTTTGGTGGTGGACTGGTGTGTGCAGCTAATATTCCAACCGGGCGTATTCTCCACGGCGAACCAAGTACCTTAGTTTTGTTTTAAATCAAATCTTTTAATATTTTTATCTGTTTCGGAGAAAAGTATAATAAAATCTACGATATCAAATGAATACAATACAATGTTAAGAGGTATTTTAGTCTTAATTTATTGGAAGGAGTTTGATGATGTAGTCGAtgcatttttttttggaaaactcATTCAATTAGACAATTTTTGTCTTATACTAGAACAAAACTACTAATACATCTAGCATTTTTGGTACAAATGGAGGGAATGGCTAACTTTTTAGGTAAAATATTCATAGTTTGGAACAAAGCCATAAACTATGGTaaagcaacatatatatatatattatgtaagCAATGCTTTAGAAAAGAAAACCGTATACTGCCTCCATTCATTTTCAGCTGGCCAGTTTGTAGTATAATAGACAGAGGCATAATGATCGCTTTTTAACTTCTCTCTCCCGTGCACTCTTAAAAATACTATTCCAAAAGTCATAGTGCCAAGGAGTAAATTATCATATTTGAAGAAATGTCTTCTAACAAAAACAACGTTGAGCAGTGTCCATCAATATCAATATTGAAAAGCGTCCTACAAGAAATTTACCTGACTTTTAATGGGTGTATTTCAATATCATCATTTTTCTAACCATTCTTGTAGTAGTTGTAGGGTAAATCAACCAGGTGGAGATGAATTCATCACAATTAATGATTGGTAGTCCTATATGGACAGAAAAAGCATTTTTTCTGACCATTCTTGTAGTAGTTGAAGGAGGTAAATCAACAACCAAGTGGAGATGAACTCATCACAATTAATGCTTGATAGTCCGATATGGACACAAAACTAGCATTCATTAGGTTGTTTGGTTGtttggttcgtatcgttgttggtttgtgaagaagtagtgttggctggtttgtatgagagaaaaatattattctgactaGAAATTTataatcatttacgacaagccacgacCAAAACAAACAGGCTGCATGTCTACCAAAATGGGTTGCCCATACCAATTTATGTCAATTTATTAACTCTAAATGCTACACGTTCTCCACTCTCCACGTTAGCAATCGTAGACCCTGTTTGGTTCCGCtcttaaaatttctgtcacatcgaatgtttggacatatgcatgtagtattaaatatagactaattacaaaactaattgcacaacttgtgagacaaatcttttaagcctaattagtccatgatttgacaacatatTGCTACagtacatatgctaatgacatattaattaggcttaaaaaatcatctcacaaattaacctccatctatgtaattggttttgtaattaatctatatttaatgtcccttattagtatctaaacatttaatgtgacatgaattttaggagcgactaaataaCCAAATACCCCGTATTTCTTTGACGAGGACGTCACCAAACATGTTAATCGCGgtgcccatgctatacttgcctcgtTACCAGAACTAGGTGCAAGCTCAACATATaacaagagaaagaaaaaaagctGATTTCGCCTAGCATTTGGAGGCCAAAGTGGTTGGTAGTGCCACTGGGAGTAGGTAAACCATTCCAGGTTCTCAAAAGGGTTAAGTCCTGGCATTTAGGAAGCACTCTTGCAGATAAGTGTTACACATTTCACAAGAAGCTTATTAGTGAGTCCACAGTAGACCAGAAGGCTAGCTCAGACAAAAAAACTAAACATCATGTAACATGCCGGGCCCCTACCACGTTCTACAACAACACAACTGTTTTAATACCCAAACAACCGTTCTCCCAGTATGAAGAAACTCCGTTACACCGTACCGTGTACATTACTGTAATAACATCACAAAGCCCTGAGACCAGCCACCAGACACCAGACTCCAAGCGGATTTTGGTGATCTTCAGAAAGGGGCCAAGTACCCTTAATGCCGTCACATCCAGGGCGATCCCCAGATATATACTGCATTACTTCTGATAGGGCAGTTTACCTATACCCTGCCAGTTCATTTTCTCCTATGATGACGGCGATGTTTATTGTGCCGATCAGAGTCTGAGTAATCAGAGGCACTAGAATCAGGGTAGTGCCGTTTCTCCCGAGATCTCCTTGAATGTCTACTGGTTTCGTAATGGCTGCGTTCAGTATAGTCTTGCTTACCGCTTGATCTCTTTGAATGCCTGTTGGTATGACGTGGGCTTGTATCAGAATGGCGCTGTTTCTCCATCGATCTCCTTGAGCGCCTGATGGCATCAGGAGAACTTGACTCCCTATCATGTCTCTCCTCCCTCGATCTCCTTGAGTGTCGATGGCTCCGATCAGAACTCGAGCCACTGTAATATTGTTTCTCCTTGTGCCATAGAGAATGCCTGCCTCTCTCAGAAGAACTTGATGAATAACTGTAGTGGCGCTTCTCCCTTGAATGCCTTGAACACCTCTTGCTTTCTGTGTCTCCTTGATCCTTAGAGAAGGACAATGGTGACTCATCTCTTTTCTCCTTCACGTGTTCTCTCTTCAGATGCCGCCTTGTATCTTCATGGACCTCAAATTCTGAATCAGAAGAAGACTCTAACTGGTATTTCTTCTTATGCCTATGCTGTGACTTTTCTAGCATCTATCTCAGAATCAGAATATGATGAATCAGAACAGTTTGTTTTCTTTCTCTTGCTTCTTGATGATTTGTTTCTCTTCTCATTTTCAGAGTCTGACGATAGATGGTAACTGCTTTCATGTCTACCAGAATCCTCATGAATAGCAGACTTAGCCTGCTTATGCTTGCTTTTCTTCTTGGAACGTTTCTTGGATTTGCTAGCAGAAAAATTGGAAATGAGAGCTGGAATGTCACAGTTCAGAAAACCTGAAATACAAGGCAGCAAAAATATTAAATCGCAGAAGTTATACATGGATGTTTGTTCATGTTTCAGACTACAAATATACCTCCATATTCATCAAAGATGCCTTCTGCCATAATCTGCTGATTAGGATCATCTGGGTCAAATCCACCATGAGGGCTCATGCCTGGCTTTTGCTTAAGTTCCCACTTCAAAGGCTGTAAAATTCCTCAGATTAAAATTGACGTTTAAACAAGTAATGAGCAAATTTATGTTCCTATTGTCTATATTGGTTGGACATGTATCATGTATGGATCAAATATTGCTACAAGACCATGGTTAACTATATATCACAGACTGTTCAAAATATTCAGGTCTCTGCTACATTTCAACGCCCAACATGGTTTCAAGAATAGTGATGGAAGAAACAGACAATACTGACAAGGACGTCATGCTATCATTGGTAAGTTAAGTAATATGTAGTCATGGGGGCCAGCCAGCTAGGGTAAAAGTAAAATATACGCAGGCTCTAAAACTGGGACACATATATTTCCATATCTTTTATATGGCTTGCAATTGCAACAGAAATATACTTcaacaacatcaacaacaacaacaacaacatagcctttcagtcccaagcaagttaggataggctagagttgaaacccaccgagTGCCCCAAATCACGGTTCagacacttcaatagctgctttccaagtacttctATTTAAACATAGATttttaggtatatcccaagctttcaaatctctttttattgccccccatgtcaatttcggtcttcctctacatctcctcatattattagtgTGGCTTAGTACTTCACAatacactggtgcctctggaggtctcctttggacatggctaaactacctcaaccgatgttggacaagcttttctttaattggtgctacctctaggcgatcacgtatattaTCGTTCCGagctcggtccattcttgtgtgaccgcaaatccatcgcaacatacgcatttctgcaacactcagttgttgaacatgtcgaatcttttgtaggtcaacattctgctccatacaacatagccggtctaatcgtcgttctatagaacttgtttTTTAGctcttgtggtaccctcttgtcacagagaatgccagaagcttgtcgccacttgatccaccctgctttgattctatggctaacgtccgcatcaatatctccatccctctgtagcatcaatcccagataccgaaagatattcttcttaggcactacttgaccttccaaaatcacatctccctcctcctgtacaactctgctaaagtcgcatctcatgtattcggttttagttctgctcaatctaaaacctttagactcaagggtctgccgccataattctagtttcctatttactcccgcctggctttcgtccactaacactacatcatcggcgaacaacatacaccaagggatatctccttgtatgttcctggtaacctcatccattaccaaggcgaagagatacgggcttaaggctgacccttgataaagtccaattttaatcgagaAGTAatatgtgttaccatcgtttgttcgaacactagtcacaacattgttgtacatgtccttcataagggtcacgtactttgatgggactttatgtttgtccaaagaccaccacataacatttcttggtatcttgtcataagccttcttcaagtcaatgaaaaccaagtggaggtccttcttctgctctataaaccgctccataacctatcttattaagaagattgcttctgtggttgaccttccgggcatgaaaccaaattggtttgttgatatctgcgtcgttcctcgcaggcgctgctcgatgactttCTCCCATAACTTCAGTGTGAACAGAAATATACTTCAAAGAGGGAAAAAAATCTAACCTCACTTGAATCAGTCTGCGCCATCATAGTTGTAAGTGGATCATCTCTTTTCAACCGACTCTCCTCATTAGGCATGATCACATCCTTCAAGGGACATTCCCGGTCACCACTTTGGTGACCATAGTTTCCACACCTTAGACATCTAACATTACGAACTTCAACTCCAAATGGTTTGATCCTTGCAGGAGCACCTGTGTCTAACTTGAGAATAAGAGGGAAATGTGTAGTGAATGTTAAATAAAAATCTTAACAGTGATCTAGATACATCATAATGCTGCACTATTTGGATAATTGAAATGAGAAAACATATAAAGAATGACAATTTCTATaacagaaaaaacaaaaaaaaaatggaacAGAGAAATGGACCTCCTGTTTTGTTCAGCCACTCAAATTTCAAAATAACAGACAAGGAGTAATTCATGTTTCATGTCGCATGGTTGCTTAACAGATCATCAGTAACAAGGAGTTCAATGTACCTTGGAGCATTCTTGAGAACCTCAAATTCTTGTTCTGTTGCCAATGGCCGACCAAAAACATCTTTTGGCCTATTTTTCTTATCTGCGCCTGATTGAGTCTTTTCAGGTCCCTTGTCAGGTCTGGGAAAAAATATATAACCATGATGAAATGTAGAAGAAGCAGTCTGCAGTTACTAGGACAAAAGAAAACGCGCACCCAGGCTGAAAGCTCCATAtaagtggggtctggggaaaggAAATGCAATAAAATTCGAAATCGACAAATTACGGTTGCATGCTAATAGCCTCCAAACCTTTATTAAAACTCAGACAGTTGAAGAAAAGTCGAAAGTTCTAACTCcccaaaaatgaaaaaaaaagcaCAGCAATATGTGGAAGCAAAATAATAGATATCACTTACATTGAAGAGGTACTTGCAGATGCAGTACCTTGAACCATGCCACCTGGTTCTgacctcttcttctcatcttcaatttCAGCAGCTtttgcattctctgcattgtagCCAGGTGGGCGCACGTACATAAAACTCACAGCTTTCATTACCTCCATCTGAACTTACAAAACAAATTGAATACTGATGACATCAATTCTTCATGAGTGGAAACTAGTTGTTTATTCAGCTTAAATACAACAAAAGAAGTTTACATTTCTTGAAACGTAAGAACAGCTAGTACGTTCCACATTATTAGTGAGACTGAGGGACTGACGGTCGTCATTTCAAGAATGAAGAAAAAAATTCCCCATTTATTGTTTAACTAACTGAATTTATTCTTTGGCAACATTTTTTTGGAAACCTTAGTTGGACAGTAAGTGAGCTGGGcagctggatttttttttttttttttggtaaaaacCTAATAAGATGGACCATTTATCTGCAGGATACAAATTGTAGAATACCATACCCTTGGTGCTGCTGTCAATGGGTAAATGGACTTTGAATCTGAGGAGAAATTAACAGCATGAGGTAGATAAAGTCTCTATTAAGGTTGGTTTGCACATGAGTGTCCATTATTGTGTGGAGTGCACTATGACTATACAACAAATACAAGACAACATCCACTCATCCAGTCATCCACATTATGGTTCTCTACAGTAAAAACATCAATAAGGTGTTTCTGCTAGGTTCTGAACACAGAATTGTGAGCAGTGATTGGAACTATTTATTCATTAAGGCTTCATTAAGGAAATTGTTTACTAAATTGTCAGCATCATAGCACAATTCTACTAGTACAAAAACGTGAAACCAGACCCATGACAATTTCACTTATATAGCTCTTATTATGCTAAATTGAATGTGACTGCAATAGACAGCATCGGTGCCAGCCACGACAATACAGGATTCAGATAAGCAGCTCCTTAAGCTAATGGCAACGAGCAATTGATGCAAGGGACGAACAGCAGAGGGTATTATAccttctccttgtccttcttggaGAAGAGCGCGGTCTGCCGGaagaactcctgctcctgtgCGAACTCCCGCTGCACCTCCTCCTGGCGGCGCTCGCGGTTGGCGTGGACCTGCTCGGCGATCCACTTGCGGCGCTGGTTCGGATACGATAGCGGATGCCACGGCTTCTGGTTGAGGTACGAGATGGCTCCACGCCGTCCCCGACTTCTCCTTCAGCTCCACCTCCCCCGCTGCCATCTTCCGCCCAATCCCCCCGC includes these proteins:
- the LOC136527166 gene encoding arogenate dehydrogenase 2, chloroplastic-like encodes the protein MLSSSTSTLRLHQPNRPHRSHPAAPAAGGATHLASPRRWLGHAPGAASPAPLRARAQRIRALDAAQPFDFESRAAGLLEERQRLKIAIVGFGNFGQFLARTFARQGHTLLTHSRTDHSALASTLGASFFTDPHDLCECHPDVVLLATSILSAEAVLRSLPVHRLRRNTLFVDVLSVKEFPKNLLLSSLPPDFDVICTHPMFGPESARDGWDGLPFVFDKVRVGDCPARRARAEAFLNIFEREGCRMVEMSCAEHDAHAAETQFLTHTVGRMLAMLELRSTPINTKGYETLLRLVDNTCSDSFDLYNGLFMYNKNSTELLNRLEWAMDSVKKKLFDGLHDVLRKQLFEGSPHAPNVSSSNVRK